Proteins encoded in a region of the Populus alba chromosome 13, ASM523922v2, whole genome shotgun sequence genome:
- the LOC118060933 gene encoding uncharacterized protein, whose translation MDFQKKRVQLLAFIVGIIALSITAEKCRQLVGDDNASQSGKFTIFDCFDMGSGTLACAVKEGVKLYVYNIRSSHVERARNLAIERSLLDAMGQGMSAQDAAKTAQKEGTKAAKLAKRQAKRIIGPVISSGWDFFEALYYGGTITEGFLRGSGTLVGAYAGGFLGDERLGRVGYLVGSHLGSWVGGRIGLMVYDVVDGVHYLLQFVQGEDSEVYESPPDESPESYEHSEFR comes from the exons atgGATTTCCAAAAAAAGAGGGTTCAATTGCTCGCCTTTATAGTTGGAATCATAGCTCTTAGTATCACAG CTGAAAAGTGTCGGCAACTGGTTGGGGACGATAATGCTTCCCAGAGTGGGAAGTTTACAATCTTTGACTGCTTTGACATGGGCTCTGGAACCCTAGCATGTGCGGTGAAAGAGGGTGTGAAGTTGTATGTCTACAATATCAGATCTTCTCATGTTGAGAGAGCGAGGAATCTTGCAATTGAGCGTTCATTACTTGATGCAATGGGACAGGGAATGTCTGCGCAAGATGCAGCAAAAACAGCACAGAAAGAAGGGACAAAGGCTGCAAAACTGGCGAAGCGGCAAGCAAAACGCATCATAGGTCCTGTTATCTCTTCTGGATGGGACTTTTTTGAAGCTCTTTACTATGGTGGTACCATAACAGAAGGTTTTCTCAGGGGCAGTGGAACACTGGTTGGTGCCTATGCTGGAGGTTTTCTTGGTGATGAAAGGCTTGGACGTGTTGGTTATCTTGTTGGAAGTCATTTGGGCAGTTGGgttggaggtaggataggactGATGGTGTACGATGTGGTAGATGGAGTTCACTACTTGCTTCAGTTTGTTCAAGGAGAAGATAGTGAAGTGTATGAATCTCCTCCTGATGAAAGTCCTGAATCATACGAACATTCCGAATTTAGGTGA
- the LOC118060934 gene encoding putative F-box protein At1g67623 — protein MVNRKKNMSTGIRKTSRHEFFKNFPKDLLTEVLARVASASISDLFTAKLSCKEFLEAASENYIFEHITIEKLPVIPWTTSHGASSFLARCKENGNPEALFRQGMVEFFSSNRPESGFQHLKNAARKGHVEAIYTCGVILVCHGGQFKQEGIELLSSLKNYKSRHCSIKECRDKIKEILQSMWIDRREAGIGPQEPKSHGRTCNCSKFNKRGWIDEEEYTTCDYCVWDHEATLFCKILRARGFGIS, from the coding sequence ATGGtgaatagaaagaaaaacatgtcAACGGGGATAAGAAAAACTAGTCGTCATGAGTTTTTCAAGAACTTTCCCAAAGATTTATTGACAGAAGTTCTTGCTCGCGTGGCCTCTGCATCGATTTCAGATCTCTTCACAGCTAAATTAAGCTGCAAAGAGTTTCTTGAAGCAGCGTCAGAGAACTATATTTTTGAACACATCACAATCGAGAAACTCCCAGTTATTCCTTGGACGACTAGCCACGGTGCCTCCTCTTTCTTGGCCCGTTGCAAGGAGAATGGGAACCCTGAAGCTTTATTTAGACAGGGGATGGTCGAGTTCTTTAGTTCCAACAGACCAGAATCAGGATTCCAACACTTGAAGAACGCGGCCAGAAAAGGGCACGTAGAAGCAATATACACATGCGGTGTCATCCTTGTTTGCCATGGCGGGCAATTTAAACAAGAGGGTATAGAACTGCTTTCTTCTCTGAAGAACTACAAATCAAGACACTGCTCAATTAAAGAGTGTAgagacaaaataaaagagattctTCAAAGCATGTGGATTGACAGAAGGGAAGCTGGTATTGGACCACAAGAACCCAAGAGCCATGGAAGAACCTGCAACTGTAGCAAATTTAACAAGAGAGGATGGATTGATGAGGAAGAGTATACTACTTGCGATTATTGCGTATGGGATCATGAGGCAACTCTGTTTTGTAAAATTCTAAGGGCTAGAGGCTTTGGAATATCATAA
- the LOC118060932 gene encoding homeobox protein knotted-1-like 1, with amino-acid sequence MEGFYRFNPTISCSPNGIVRPDNLPVVNFTDATTGTNEFHSQVGNLLQAGHGYTPVTGSDMHDVIKTQIANHPRYPDLVSAYVECRKVGAPPEMVSLLEDIGRCSYQINTCYEIGADPELDEFMESYCEVLHRYKEELSKPFDEATTFLSSIESQLSSLCKGTLTKIFDYGSDEPAWTSEEELSCGEAEASETPGSLGFHSSDQNLKGVLLSKYSGHLSNLRKEFLKQRKKGKLPKDAKTLLLDWWNHHYRWPYPTEEEKAKLSEITGLDQKQINNWFINQRKRHWKPSKDMRFALMESVGGDTAGPTCYGIVGDDIGT; translated from the exons ATGGAGGGATTTTATAGGTTTAATCCTACAATTTCTTGTTCACCAAATGGTATTGTTAGACCTGACAACTTGCCTGTTGTTAACTTTACTGATGCTACTACCGGTACCAACGAATTTCACAGTCAAGTTGGTAATTTACTTCAAGCTGGTCATGGTTATACACCAGTCACTGGATCAGATATGCATGATGTAATCAAGACCCAGATCGCCAATCATCCTCGTTATCCAGACCTAGTTTCTGCATACGTAGAGTGCCGAAAG GTTGGTGCACCTCCAGAAATGGTTTCTCTTCTTGAAGACATAGGCAGATGTAGCTACCAAATCAATACTTGCTATGAGATAGGAGCTGATCCAGAACTTGATGAGTTCATG GAATCATACTGTGAGGTTCTTCATAGATACAAGGAGGAATTATCCAAGCCGTTTGACGAGGCTACTACTTTCTTGAGCAGCATAGAATCACAACTAAGTAGTCTTTGCAAAGGAACATTgactaaaatatttgattatggCTCAG ATGAGCCAGCATGGACTTCTGAGGAGGAGTTAAGCTGTGGGGAAGCTGAAGCATCTGAAACTCCAGGGTCATTAGGTTTTCACTCAAGCGATCAGAATTTAAAAGGAGTGCTCTTGAGCAAGTACAGTGGCCATCTTAGCAATTTGAGAAAGGAATTCCtaaagcaaagaaagaaaggcAAACTACCAAAGGATGCAAAGACATTGCTTTTGGACTGGTGGAATCATCATTATAGATGGCCATATCCTACG GAAGAGGAGAAGGCGAAGTTATCAGAGATTACGGGGCTAGATCAAAAGCAGATTAATAATTGGTTTATCAACCAGCGGAAGCGGCACTGGAAACCATCCAAAGATATGAGGTTTGCTCTCATGGAAAGTGTCGGGGGTGACACAGCGGGACCAACATGCTATGGTATTGTTGGTGATGACATTGGGACATGA